In Providencia zhijiangensis, a single window of DNA contains:
- the hxsA gene encoding His-Xaa-Ser repeat protein HxsA: protein MKKWNLAALLPGFLALNNQVFADTAIVPNAENTFSPNDLIFAPLNTETPLYIAGHRSHSSHRSHSSHSSHRSSSGGGYYRSAPATPSYSAPATSNTQRNQSGNTRNSTSSNDYGPSVRQQAPTEQQRKRLVMRVQYALFDRGYFNGPIDGVMGPATRTAINNYRRSHGLPLTAYIDVDLLNSLGIYASN from the coding sequence ATGAAAAAATGGAATCTAGCGGCGTTGTTACCAGGTTTTCTGGCGCTTAATAATCAGGTATTTGCTGATACAGCCATTGTGCCAAATGCCGAAAATACATTTTCACCGAATGACTTGATTTTTGCACCTCTGAATACAGAAACCCCGTTATACATTGCGGGACACCGGAGTCATAGTTCCCATAGAAGTCATAGTAGCCACAGTTCGCATCGCTCTTCTTCTGGTGGGGGGTATTACCGTTCGGCGCCGGCCACTCCATCTTATTCAGCGCCTGCGACTAGTAACACACAAAGAAATCAATCAGGTAATACACGGAATTCAACATCGAGCAATGACTACGGCCCAAGCGTTCGACAGCAAGCACCAACCGAACAGCAGCGTAAACGACTAGTTATGCGTGTTCAATACGCGCTGTTTGATCGAGGGTACTTTAATGGTCCAATTGATGGTGTGATGGGGCCTGCAACACGTACGGCAATTAATAATTACCGTAGGTCACATGGCTTGCCATTAACCGCTTATATTGATGTTGATTTACTGAATTCATTAGGAATCTATGCATCAAATTAA